The Flavobacterium sp. N2270 genome contains the following window.
TATCCTTGGCGCGGTGAAAGCATGAGTTGGTTTAGAGATGAATTGGTAAACAATGCTTATAAGTTCGATTTTCCTATTCACAAACCTATTTTTGAGCTAACGGAAGAACAAAAGCAGTTGATTTGGACTGGAAATAAGTATTTTACAGGTCTAGATGCATTCTTCGCTGAACTTGAAGAAAAGAATTATAAAATTCAAAATCGTGTAATGTTATCTCGTTATAGAGGAAAAACAAAATGTACGGCTTGTAAAGGAAAAAGATTAAGACCTGAGGCGAATTATATCAAAATTGCAAATAAAACCATTTCAGAACTTGTTGATTTACCAATTGTTAAACTAATTGAATTCTTTAAAACATTAGAATTAAACGATTACGATGCAAAAGTTGCAAAACGACTTTTAATTGAAATCAATAACCGATTAGGTTTTCTGTATAATGTTGGATTAAGTTATTTAACTTTAAATAGAAATTCTGCTACTTTATCTGGTGGAGAATCTCAACGAATTAATCTTGCCACTTCACTTGGAAGTAGTTTAGTGGGTTCAATGTATATTTTAGATGAACCAAGCATTGGATTACACCCAAAAGACACCGAACGATTAATTGAAGTATTAAAAGAACTTCGCGATTTAGGAAATACTGTTATTGTTGTTGAACATGACGAAGACATCATGAAGGCCGCCGATATGATAATTGATATTGGTCCGGAAGCAGGAACAAATGGCGGGTACTTAGTTGCACAAGGAACGTATGATGAAATTTTAAAAGCCGATTCTTTAACTGCCAAATACTTAAACGGACAAGAAGAAATTGCCGTTCCAAAAAAGCGTAGAAAATTTAAAAATCACGTTGATATTATTGGAGCAAGAGAAAATAATTTACAAAATCAAGATTTTACGTTTCCATTAGATTGCTTAACGGTTATAACAGGAGTTTCTGGTAGTGGAAAAAGTACATTGGTTAAAAAAATATTGTTTCCTGCCATTCAAAAGAAATTAGAAGGCGTTGGTGAAAAACCGGGGCAGTTTACAGAACTTGCAGGGAATTTCTCAAACATAAAACATATTGAATACGTTGACCAAAACCCAATTGGTAGAAGTTCACGTTCCAATCCGGTTACGTATATAAAAGCATATGACGATATTAGAGAATTGTTTTCTAAACAAAATGTTTCAAAATTAAGAGGTTATTTACCAAAGCATTTCTCATTTAATGTCGATGGCGGAAGATGTGAAACCTGTAAAGGTGATGGTGAAGTAACTATTGAAATGCAATTCATGGCCGATGTGCATTTAGAATGTGAAACGTGTAATGGAAAACGATTTAAAAAAGAAGTGTTAGAAGCTACTTTTGAAGGTAAAAACATTGATGATGTTTTAAAACTTACTATTGATGATGCTTTAGCTTTTTTTACCGAACACAAGCAAACAAAAATTACTCAGAAGTTACAATGTTTACAAGATGTTGGTTTAGGCTATGTACAACTTGGACAATCTTCTTCTACACTTTCTGGTGGAGAAGCACAACGTATTAAATTGGCTTCGTTTTTAGTAAAGGGAACAATTAAAGACAAAGCGCTATTTGTTTTTGACGAACCAACAACTGGTTTGCATTTTCACGACATTAAAAAACTTCTAAAATCATTTGATGCTTTAATTGACAAAGGACATTCTATTATTGTAATTGAGCATAATTTAGATTTAATTAAGTGTGCCGATTATATTATTGATATTGGTCCAGAAGGCGGAGAATATGGCGGAAAACTAATGGCTTTTGGAACACCTGAAGAAGTAGCAAAAGATAAGAATTCGGTTACTGGAAAGTATTTAGCGGAGAAGCTTTAAATGTGGATTTGTTGATTTGGTTAATTGTTTATTTGTTTATTTGGAAAAACTAAACACAAACTTGTCATTTCGACTTTAGGAGAAATCTAAAAGTAAATAATTTGAAAAATGAAGAAAGAATTTCTACTTGATTATTTAAAAAATGAATATTCATTTGATTGTAATTTGAATTTTTTATTTGAAGAAATTACAATTTCAGAATTAGTATCAGAAATAATTGATTGGATAGTAAATTCCAAACATGATTACGTTGAAATACTAACATTTGCTAGAGATTTTTATTTAGGTTCAGATTTATCAAAAAACACAAAAAAAGAATATTACGAAGAATTAAAAAAACAACACTTCTTTAAAGTCTTAGAAAATAATTTACATTGTACTGATTTAGAAAAAATAAGTTATACTATATATACTATTGGAAAATTTTCGGATAATAAAAATTCCTTTATTCTAGAAAATGCTTATGAAAATAATTTTAAAGATAAGAACCTAATTTTATCTTATAGATGTTTAAGTGAATTAGATTGGTTAGAATCAAAAAAAAACCTTTTATATATTGAAGATTTGAAAATTGAAAATTCAATTTATTCAAACTTTATTCTTCTTTATCTATTTGAAATGTATAATAAAGAAAAAGAAATAAACAAGATTCTTTTAAAAAGTGAATTTAAACATATTTTTCAGTCAAATCAATTTACTGAAAATGAACTTTATTTAAATTTAATGGATTTAGAAACTAAATACAATAAAGCTTATAGTTTTAGTTGGTCAAAAAAAGATATTGAAAATTTCATATTATTTTTTTATAAGTAATTCCCAAATCCACAAATAACCAAATCAACGAATAAACAATAATCAATGAACATCAAACTCATAACCATAGGAAAAACAGACAATAAAAACTTACAATCGCTGATTGATGAGTACACCAAGCGTTTGTCTTTTTATGTAAAGTTTGATTTAGAAATTATTCCTGATATTAAAAACGTAAAGAATTTAAGCGAAGCCCAACAAAAAGAAAAAGAAGGCGAATTAATCTTGTCTAAAATTACGCCAACAGACCATTTAATTTTGTTAGACGAAAACGGCAAAACATTTTCGAGTGTCGGTTTTTCTAATTTTCTACAAAAGAAAATGAATGCTGGAATAAAAACGTTAGTTTTTGTAATTGGTGGCCCTTATGGATTTAGCGACACCGTTTATAAACAAGCTGTTGGTAAAGTTTCTTTATCAGAAATGACTTTTTCTCACCAAATGGTTCGCTTGTTTGTAATTGAACAAATTTATCGTGGATTCACCATTTTAAGAAACGAACCTTATCATCATCAATAGTTTTTAAAAAAAATCATTTTATAAATTGATAATTTTTTGATATATATATATTTTGATATATATTTAGCAAAAAATAAACTTAACCGATTAATTAATAACTACCACATGAAAAAAATTATTCTTGCTTGTGCACTTTTCTTAACTTTTTTTTCTAATGCGCAAATTAAAGTAATTGAAACTACTCCTATAATTAGATTAGGTTCAATTGGGCAAAATGACATATTTATTTTAACAGAAGGAAATAAATATACTTTCTTTTATAAAAATATTGAAAATGAAGAATCAATCAATTCTAAGTCTTTTTACTTTAAAGATTTAAATAATGATTATGAAGCTCTAAATAAAATTATCGTTGATGGTTTTAACTCAGATCCTTTAGTAGATATTAAATTAGAATTACCAGAAGATTTCGTTTGGTTACATTATTCAAAAAACTTAGGACAAACTTATGTTCAGTTTATGGCTAAAAACAAAAAGAATGAAACTACAGGTGTTACTAAAGCATTTAATTTAGATCAAATCAATAAATTATTTGAAAAGAAACTTGAGAAAAAAGAAAATAAAGACGAAATGTCGGAATTCAAATAGAAACATAAAAAAAGCCTTGCAATTGCAAGGCTTTTTTTATTCTTATAATTTACAATTACAATCAGGTAATTCGTTTACATCATAAATAAATTCAAAAGAAGAAATTTGAATTTTATCCGAATTTAATTTCCATATTAATATTTTATTTTGAATATATTCGCCAAAAGTCAAACGCTTATCAAAGTTTAAATGCAATATTGTAGTTTTTCCATCGTTTGTAAAATCAGCAAAATCTTTAATAAAGTCTACTAATTCTTCACGCTCAATATCATTACCATCAACTGTAATTTTATTTTCATTATTAAAATTGACAGTAAAGTTATGATACGGCATATAAGCTTCAGCATTTTTCTTAATAAAAAACTTAGAAAAGTCTTTATCTATTTTATATTGAACGTCTGTAAAAGGTAAAAAAGCTAAATTTTTCCCAATACTATCTGCGTAAGAAAACACATTAATTGCTCCTTCTTTTTTATGAGATGAATTTGCTTTTTTATACTGAAGCTTCATTATTTCAGGAATAACAATTCCTAATGGAAGTCTTTTGTCAATATTAAAAACCCAATTTGTAGTACTTATAGAATTGTTTTTATTTACATCTACAACACTATCGTTTTCATAAAACATATAAATTGGCGAGTGATCTGTAATATCTTTCATTACAGAAATATCTGCTTTTGGTAATTGAACGTCTTCTTTTTTACAAGAAACAATTAATAAAAATGCGACTAAGGTTATGCTTATTTTTTTCATTTTAGTTGGGTATATATTTTGATACATTCTTGAGCTTCTTTAACATCGTGAACTCTTAAAATTTGAGCTCCTTTTTGTAATGCAATTGTGTTTAAAACTGTGGTTCCATTTAACGCATCTTGTGGTTCATTTTCTAATAATTTATAAATCATTGATTTTCTTGAAATTCCAACTAAAATTGGTAATTCTAAAATAGAGAAAAATTCCAATTTTTGCATGATTTCATAATTATCTTCTAATGTTTTAGCAAAACCAAATCCAGGGTCAACAATAAGATCATTAATTCCTAATTTTCTTGCGGCATTAATTCTTTCCGAAAAGTAGAACATAACTTCTTTCACAACATCATCATAAATTGCTAATGATTGCATAGTTTGTGGTGTTCCTTTCATGTGCATCATTATATAAGGAACTTGCAATTGAGCAACAGTTTCTAACATTTTTTCACCTAACAAACCTGCAGAAATATCATTAATTAAAGCTGCACCTTTATATATAGCTTGCTTTGCAACTTCACTTCTAAATGTATCAATAGACAATAAAACATCTGGAAACTTATTTAAAAGTAAATCTATCACAGGTAAAATTCTATTCAATTCTTCATCTTCCGAAACAAATTCGGCTCCTGGTTTACTCGAATAAGCACCAACATCAATAAAAGTAGCGCCTTCGGCAATCATTTTCTCAACCTGTGCTACTATTTCAATTTCGTTTTTATAAGAACCACCATCATAAAATGAATCGGGAGTTACATTTAAAATCCCCATTATTTTAGGAGTAGATAAATCAATAAGGTTTCCTTTACAGTTAATAGTCATACTTTAAAATCAAAATTCGTTAATCTTCATTATTCATTCCAAAAAAATAATGTTACTTTTGAAGAAACTTACTACAAAGATACCGAAATAATGAAGAATACGTCACAAGAATACGATGCAGTGATAGCAATTTGTCGCGATTTGTTTACCAAAAAAACAAAAGACTACGGAACAGCCTGGAGAATATTACGTTTACCATCGTTAACTGACCAAATTTTTATTAAAGCACAACGCATAAGAAGCCTTCAGGAAAATGAAGTGCGTAAAGTTGATGAAGGTGAAGCATCTGAATTTATAGGAATCATTAACTATTGCATTATGGCCTTGATTCAAATTGAAAAAGGTATTGCTACGCAACCTGATTTAAAATATGACGATGCTGTAAAACTATATGATGAAAAAATTGCCTTAACAAAGCAATTAATGGAAGATAAAAATCATGATTATGGTGAAGCTTGGCGCGAAATGCGTGTAAGCAGTTTAACCGATTTAATTTTACAAAAGTTACTTCGTGTAAAACAAATTGAAGACAATAAAGGACAAACATTAGTTTCTGAAGGAATTGATGCCAATTACCAAGATATGATTAACTATTCTGTATTTGCATTAATACACATGAATATTGCTAAATAATTTTTCAATTTAAAATAAATAAAAATGAATATTAGAAATATAATTACACAATTTTCAAGAATATTTGTCGGCGTATTATTTATAATTTCGGGCTTAATTAAATTAAACGACCCAATAGGTTTTTCCTATAAACTTGAAGAATATTTTAATGCAGATGTTTTAAATGTTGAATTTTTAATTCCATTTGCACTAGTAATTGCTTGTTTTGTTGTCATTTTTGAAGTTGTTTTAGGGGTAATGCTATTAATTGGTTTTAAAACCAAATTTACCATTTGGAGTTTATTAGCAATGATTGTATTTTTCACGTTCCTTACCTTTTACTCTGCTTATTTTAATAAAGTAACCGATTGTGGTTGTTTTGGTGATGCTCTAAAGTTAACGCCTTGGGAATCGTTTACTAAAGATATTGTATTGTTATTCTTTATTCTAATACTTTTCTTTAATCAAAAATTCATAAATCCAATATTAGATAAAACTCCTATCAACTTAACCGTTTTTGCTACTTATTCTTTATGTTTATTCATGGCTTTTTATGTTTTACAGCATTTGCCTTTAATCGATTTTAGAGCGTATAAAGTGGGCACAAATATTCAAAAAGGAATGGAAATCCCCGAAGGAGCTGAAAAAAGCGAATATGAAATGGTGTTCATTTATAAAATAAATGGTGTGGATACCGAAATTAGTTATGCTGATGTTATGGCTAATAAAATTCCTGAAGGAGCTGAATTTGTTGACAGAAAAGACAAACTAATCAAGCAAGGTTATGTTCCGCCAATTCATGATTTCTCTATTGAAAAAGACGGAACAGATTATACTGATAGTGTTTTACAAGAACCAAAAGTTATGTTATTTATTTCGTATGACTTAGATAAATCAAAAGATAAAGGAATGGAAGCTTTAGAAGAACTACATCAAAAAGCAATTGCAAAAGGATACTTGGTAATTGGTATGACTTCTTCTAATCTTGAAACAATTGCTGCTTATAAAACTAAATTCAAACACACATTTGATTATTACTTTTGCGATGCAACAACTTTAAAAACAGTAGAAAGAGCAAATCCTAGTATTGTACTTTTAGAAAAAGGAACAATTGTTCAAAAAGTACACTTTAATGATATTGACAAATTAGACTTAAAATAAAAAGTTAGTTAGCTAACAATAGCTAAACAATTGAGGTTTTATTAAGAAAATCTGATTTTACTAATTGTAATTTTATAAAAAATTTAAAACAATATTATTATGAAAAAGATTATTTCACTATTTACAATAGCATTATTTACACTTTCTTGTTCGCAAGCACAACAAACAAAGTTTAAGCAAGAAGCCTTAGAAAATGTAATGGTAGATACTAATAATGAATCTATTGCATTTAAAGATATTTTAAAAAAATACGAAGGAAAAACCATTGTTATTGATGTTTGGGCTTCGTGGTGTTCAGATTGTATCAAAGGAATGCCTAAACTAAAAGCATTACAAGCAAAATTTCCCGATGCAACTTACTTATTCATTTCTATGGATAAAAATTATGAATCATGGATAAAAGGAATTGCTAAATATGATGTACAAGGAGAACACTATTTAACTTCAGACGGAATGAAAGGCGTTTTTGGAAAATCAGTGAAACTAAATTGGATTCCACGTTATATGATTGTTGATAAAACAGGTAAAATTGCATTATTTAAAGCTATTGAAGCTGATGATGAAAAAATTACAGAAACATTAAATGCATTAAAATAATGAGAAAAAATATAGTTGCAGGAAACTGGAAAATGCACAAAACGCATTCAGAAACAATTGCTTTAATTGAAGAAATTGTATTAAAAAAACAAAATACATCAACAGAAATTATTGTAGCACCAACGTTTGTTAACTTACAAACAGCAGTTACTATTTCTGAAGGAAATAATATAACTGTTGCGGCACAAAATATGCATCAAGCTGAAGGTGGCGCTTTTACAGGAGAAATTTCAGCATCAATGTTAACTAATATTGGTGTAAATACTGTAATTCTTGGTCATAGTGAAAGAAGAGCATATTTTCATGAAACAGATGCACTATTAGCAAATAAAGTCGATACAGCTTTAAAACACAACATGCGTGTTATTTTTTGTTTTGGCGAAGAGTTAAAAGACCGTCAAATAAACAATCATTTTAATGTGGTGGAATACCAATTAAGAGATGCTTTATTTCATTTACAAAAAAGCGATTGGTCAAATATCATTTTAGCTTACGAACCTGTTTGGGCTATTGGAACAGGTGAAACTGCTTCTCCAGAACAAGCTCAAGAAATGCATGCGTTCATTCGTAGCTTAATTGAAAAAGTCTACGGAAACGATGTTGCTGAAAACGTTTCTATACTTTATGGTGGAAGTGTAAAACCAGAAAATGCAAAAGAAATATTCTCTAAAAAAGATGTCGATGGTGGTTTAATTGGTGGAGCAGCATTAAAAGCAGACGATTTCTTAGCAATTGTAAATGGGTTTTAAAAAATGAAAAAAATACAAAAACTACTTTTAACCTTAATCCTAACAATAACTTCAATATCTTATGGACAAGAAGATTGTAAGAACTTTAGAAACGGAACTTTTAAACTAGTTGACAAAACTACAGGAACTGTTTTTTTAATTAAGCGTAAAGGAAACATACAAACGGAAGAAATTGAAGGTGAAAAAGAAGGATATTCATTTCATGTAAATTGGATTTCCGATTGTAAGTACACTTTGTATCCTACAAAAGAAACTCTTGCAAAAAACAAAGATTTTGCAGGTTATTTATATGTTGAAATAACAGAAGTTAGAGAAAAATCTATCATCATAAAAAGCACAATGAAAGAATATCCAGAAATGGAGATTTTTTCTGAACTTACAAAGTTAGACTAATTTTATGCATATTATTTCACAACTATTAATCGTTCTTGTAGCACTACTCCACTTGTATTTCTTATGGTTAGAAATGTTTGTATGGACCACAAAAGCCTATAAAGTATTTAGAAATTTTCCAAAAGATTTATTTGAGAAAACAAAAACTATGGCTGCCAATCAAGGTTTATATAACGGATTTTTAGCAGCTGGATTAATTTGGTCTTTATTTATAACAGATGTTGTTTGGAGCAATAACATTGCATTATTCTTTTTAACATGCGTTGCTATTGCAGGTATTTATGGTGCTTATTCTATTTCTAAAAAAATATTCTTTGTACAAAGTATTCCTGCTATTTTAGGAATTTTGAGTTTGATATTTTTAAAGTGAGTACAAATTGATTTTACTTTTTTTTAGATAAAATAAAATCAATTTGTTTTTGCTCAACAAAAAGCCTGTCAGGTAAATAAATACTTAATCCATTTTGTGGTTTAATTACAATTCCTTTTTTAGTCTTTATTATTGACATTAAACCACTCCAATTTATTTCTCCAGAAGAAAATGGCCCTGAATGTTTAATATGTGTATCTGTAAATTCAAGTTCAATTTTATTTCCATTTATTTTACTTTCATTTCTATCCTTCAACCATTTATTTCTATCATAATAAAATTTAAAAAACTCATATATTCCAATTGCTGAAAATATCATAGACGAAAAACCGAACGCTTTATTCATATTAAAATAATATAAACAAACTCCGATTAAGACAAAAACTACTGCAAAAATAGGTTCAAATTTCTTTAGTTTAGCAATACTTATTAATTGGTCATAAGCTTCTTTATAATATTCTTCATCTGGATGAAAATTTAATTTAAAGTCCATTATTACAATATTTTAAAAGTACAAACAAAATATTAATCCTCTATATCAATTTGAAAACTATTCAAAAACTGAATCGATTTTTCAATATCGTAATGTAAAATTCTATCTTCACTTACAAAAGGAACTTCTTCTCTATACGATTTAATAAACATTTCAATAAAATCACTCGATTTTAAGGGTCTTCTAAACTCTAAAGCTTGTGAAGCATTCATCAATTCAATAGCTAAAATACGTTCTAAATTTTCAACAATTTTAAGCGTTTTAGTTGCTGCATTTGCTCCCATACTTACATGATCTTCTTGTCCGTTACTCGAAACAATACTATCAATACTTGCTGGCGTAGCAAATTGTTTATTTTGACTTACAATACTTGCGGCAGTATATTGCGGAATCATAAATCCTGAATTTAAACCTGGATCATTCACTAAAAAGGCAGGTAAACCTCTTAATCCTGAAATTAATTGGTAGGTTCTTCTTTCTGAGATACTTCCTAATTCAGCTAAACCTAATCCTAAAAAGTCCAAAGCTAAAGCTAATGGTTGTCCGTGGAAATTTCCGCCAGAAATAATTTGGTCTTCGCCCACAAAAATATTTGGGTTATCGGTAACCGAATTAATTTCAGTACGAAAAACTTTCTTTACGTAATCAATAGTATCTTTACTCGCTCCATGTACTTGAGGAATACATCTAAATGAATACGGATCCTGTACATGTACTTTTTCTTGTTCTATAATTTCACTTCCGTCTAAGAATTCTAACATTTTTTCGGCAGTAACAACCTGACCTTTATGCGGGCGAATTAAATGAATTAAATCGGTATATGGTTCTTTTCTTCCATCAAAACCTTCTAAAGAAACAGCTCCAATTAAATCGGCTAAATACGATAATTTACTTGCTTTTATTAAACTGTAAACTCCATATGCACCCATAAATTGAGTTCCGTTCAATAAAGCTAACCCTTCTTTTGATTTTAATATCAAAGGTTTCCAACCAAAACTTTCTAAAACTTTATGAGAAGGTTGTCTAAATCCATTATAATAAACTTCACCTTCACCTAAAAGAGGCAACGATAAATGAGCTAATGGAGACAAATCGCCAGAAGCTCCTAATGAACCTTGAGTATATATAACTGGTAAAACATCATTATTATAAAATGCAATTAAACGCTCAACCGTTTCTAACTGAACGCCAGAATGTCCGTAACTTAACGATTGAACCTTAAGCAACAACATTAACTTCACAATCTCATGAGGTACTTCATCTCCAGTTCCACAAGCATGCGATTTTACTAAGTTTTCTTGAAGCTTAGATAAATTTTCTCCAGCAATTTTTACATTACAAAGCGAACCAAAACCTGTATTAATTCCGTAAATTGGCTTATCATGAGATTTCATTTTCTCATCTAAATAATTACGGCATTTTTCAATATTAATACGAGCTTCTTCTGATAATTCTAGTTTTAAATCATAAGAAATTATTTCATTAATTTTCTCAATAGATAATAAATCAGCGCTTATATAATGTATCGTTTCCATGTTAAATTTTTATAAGCCCAAAATTCAACAAACAATTGTTAAAATGCAAGGTTTCATTAAGATAATCATCAATTTATTTTTATTTGGAATAAAACTATGTATTTATACCTTCAAAAATTAAGAATTTTAATAAATTAGCCACTTCAAATTTTATACTATAATTATAATGAAAAATACAGCTTTAACTCACGTTCATGAAAGTTTAGGAGCGAAAATGGTTCCATTTGCAGGTTACAATATGCCTGTGCAATATGAAGGTGTAAATGCAGAACATGAAATTGTTAGAACAGGTGTTGGAGTTTTTGATGTTTCTCACATGGGAGAATTTTTCCTAAAAGGAGAAAATGCATTAGCATTAATTCAAAAAGTAACTTCAAATGACGCTTCTAAATTAGTTGATGGTAAAGCACAATATTCTTGTTTACCAAATAACGAAGGTGGAATTGTAGATGATTTAATTATTTATAAAATAGCTGATAATCATTATATGCTTGTTGTAAACGCATCAAACATTGAAAAAGACTGGAATTGGATTTCGAAACATAACGACTTAGGTGTTGAAATGCAAGATTTATCAGATTCTTATTCTTTATTAGCGATTCAAGGTCCAAAAGCTGCTGAAGCAATGCAATCATTGACTTCAATTGATTTAGTTAATATGCCTTATTATACGTTTCAAATTGGAGAATTTGCTGGTGTAGATAATGTAACGGTTTCTGCAACTGGTTATACTGGTTCTGGAGGTTTTGAAATTTATTTTAAAAATGAAGATGCTGAAACGATTTGGAACAAAGTTTTTGAAGCCGGTGCATCTTTTGGTATTAAACCAATTGGATTAGCTGCAAGAGATACTTTGCGTTTAGAAATGGGATTTTGTCTATATGGAAACGATATTAACGATACAACTTCTCCTTTAGAAGCTGGTTTAGGTTGGATTACCAAATTTGATAAAGAATTTACCAATTCTGAAAATTTAAAGAAACAAAAAGAAGCTGGTGTAACAAGAAAATTAGTTGCTTTTGAATTAACAGAAAGAGGAATTCCTCGTCACGATTATGAAATTGCTGATGCAAACGGAAATGTAATAGGAATTGTAACTTCTGGAACTATGTCGCCATCACTTGGAAAAGCAATTGGTTTAGGATATGTACCTACTGCTCTATCAGCGATTGATTCAGAAATTTTCATTCGAATTAGAAATAAAGACATTGCTGCAAAAGTGGTTAAATTACCTTTTTATAAGAAATAGCAACTTAAAAGAATCAAGAGCAAGAACAAATTTCAAGTGCTATAAAAAGCATGAATATTTTTTAAAAAAATTGAAGTTGAAACTTGAAATTGATTTTTAAAATGTC
Protein-coding sequences here:
- the hutH gene encoding histidine ammonia-lyase; the protein is METIHYISADLLSIEKINEIISYDLKLELSEEARINIEKCRNYLDEKMKSHDKPIYGINTGFGSLCNVKIAGENLSKLQENLVKSHACGTGDEVPHEIVKLMLLLKVQSLSYGHSGVQLETVERLIAFYNNDVLPVIYTQGSLGASGDLSPLAHLSLPLLGEGEVYYNGFRQPSHKVLESFGWKPLILKSKEGLALLNGTQFMGAYGVYSLIKASKLSYLADLIGAVSLEGFDGRKEPYTDLIHLIRPHKGQVVTAEKMLEFLDGSEIIEQEKVHVQDPYSFRCIPQVHGASKDTIDYVKKVFRTEINSVTDNPNIFVGEDQIISGGNFHGQPLALALDFLGLGLAELGSISERRTYQLISGLRGLPAFLVNDPGLNSGFMIPQYTAASIVSQNKQFATPASIDSIVSSNGQEDHVSMGANAATKTLKIVENLERILAIELMNASQALEFRRPLKSSDFIEMFIKSYREEVPFVSEDRILHYDIEKSIQFLNSFQIDIED
- the gcvT gene encoding glycine cleavage system aminomethyltransferase GcvT, whose amino-acid sequence is MKNTALTHVHESLGAKMVPFAGYNMPVQYEGVNAEHEIVRTGVGVFDVSHMGEFFLKGENALALIQKVTSNDASKLVDGKAQYSCLPNNEGGIVDDLIIYKIADNHYMLVVNASNIEKDWNWISKHNDLGVEMQDLSDSYSLLAIQGPKAAEAMQSLTSIDLVNMPYYTFQIGEFAGVDNVTVSATGYTGSGGFEIYFKNEDAETIWNKVFEAGASFGIKPIGLAARDTLRLEMGFCLYGNDINDTTSPLEAGLGWITKFDKEFTNSENLKKQKEAGVTRKLVAFELTERGIPRHDYEIADANGNVIGIVTSGTMSPSLGKAIGLGYVPTALSAIDSEIFIRIRNKDIAAKVVKLPFYKK